One region of Gigantopelta aegis isolate Gae_Host chromosome 7, Gae_host_genome, whole genome shotgun sequence genomic DNA includes:
- the LOC121378011 gene encoding uncharacterized protein K02A2.6-like, with product MSKNCNYEQLRDSLIRDRIVVGVGDNHTRKRLLQMRNLNLQQCLDTARACESTNQHLQEMAQGKSEDVQAFQHRTKKKSTVGLQVGQKRVTLINCYYCDKRHPKRKEECPAWGKTCNICKKENHFALKCPTRRFKPRSDRKQKSKEKLYTVEDNSDDSSEGSLMSVDAIAEVAAVNVGGETYPTRIFADMIVNGQKVNFQIDSGASVNVISEAVYSGLSEEKLETGNTTLIMFNKSQIKPVGKCRLRILNPKTKKEYSAEFQVVKEKCRSVLGSRTVQKMKLITVNQNNFESVHGMETMLPLRKKDIETQFTDVFTRGGKLEGELHLKVDPAVVPVQIPPRKLPLAKKTMVKKHIDRLVKKNVLAPVSVPTDWVSSMVVCNKQSGIRLCIDPKPLNKALKRNHYPLPTIDDILPELSTAKLFTVLDAKDGFWHVVLDEESSYLTTFSTPFGRYRWKWMPFGISPAPEEFQRRLQEALEGLEGVAVVTDDILLYALDEADHDRKLVLLLRRCQEKGIRLNKDKMKFKQTEVKYVGHTLTASGLKPDPAKVEAIIKMPPPSDKQGVQRLIGMVNYVAKFAPQLATVTAPIRELLKAEVAFYWDETIQGKAFSKVKDILSRAPVLGYFDNDKPVVLQCDASQHGLGACLMQEGKPVAYASRSLNTTECNYAQIEKELLAIVFGVEKFETYLFGRSFTVESDHKPLESIFKKSLLNAPKRLQRMLLRLQKFEFVLVYKKGSSMFMADALSRAYIPHLTKEVHDGEVFHVDVRTVTEKDVELINMSEDVRMTPETLEEIQQASETDTVMNQLKKIIVQGWPETKAEIQISVQDYFNIRDELTIQDGLVYKGDRIVIPTAMRGKIKERIQRSHLGIQGCLRRAREVVYWPRMNKEIEECISKCSVCREFSVKQQKEPLISQEIPDRPWQKVSMDLFETEGCDYLVIVDHYSDFFEVDKLSANKKASQVIGKIKAQFPRHGIPEEMFTDNGPPFNSKEFSEFAKEYGCMHVTSSPRYPQSNGKAESAVKIAQSIIKKAHRANTDPYIGLLDYYNTPTELVTTSPAQRMFSRRTRTLLPTARRLLTPEVVKDVKEQLYYRKEKQVKYCNRSTKELESLKPGDIVRI from the coding sequence ATGTCAAAAAACTGCAACTACGAACAGTTGAGAGATTCTTTGATAAGAGATCGGATTGTTGTAGGCGTTGGTGACAACCACACGAGGAAACGGCTACTACAGATGAGAAATCTGAACCTTCAGCAATGTCTAGATACCGCTAGGGCATGTGAATCCACAAATCAGCATCTTCAAGAGATGGCTCAGGGAAAATCGGAAGACGTTCAAGCTTTTCAGCATAGAACAAAGAAAAAGTCTACTGTTGGTCTGCAGGTTGGTCAAAAGAGAGTTACTTTGATCAACTGTTATTACTGTGATAAACGACATCCCAAGAGGAAAGAGGAGTGTCCTGCTTGGGGAAAGACCTGTAATATCTGCAAGAAAGAAAACCACTTTGCTTTAAAATGTCCTACTAGGAGATTCAAACCAAGGAGTGATcgaaaacaaaaatctaaagAGAAACTATATACAGTAGAAGACAACTCTGATGACAGTAGTGAGGGAAGTCTTATGTCCGTGGATGCTATTGCTGAGGTTGCTGCTGTTAATGTTGGTGGTGAAACATATCCTACTAGAATCTTTGCGGACATGATAGTAAACGGACAGAAAGTGAACTTTCAGATAGATAGTGGAGCGAGTGTAAACGTAATATCTGAAGCAGTATATTCAGGTTTGTCTGAAGAAAAGCTGGAAACTGGTAACACTACACTTATTATGTTCAACAAATCTCAGATCAAACCAGTAGGAAAATGCAGATTAAGGATTCTCAATCCTAAAACTAAGAAAGAATACAGTGCAGAGTTCCAAGTTGTAAAAGAGAAATGTCGATCTGTATTGGGGTCGAGAACCGTGCAGAAAATGAAACTAATAACTGTGAATCAAAACAATTTTGAGTCTGTACATGGTATGGAGACCATGCTTCCTCTCAGGAAAAAAGACATTGAAACACAGTTCACTGATGTGTTCACAAGAGGTGGTAAACTGGAAGGAGAGTTACATCTAAAAGTGGATCCAGCGGTAGTACCAGTACAGATACCACCAAGGAAACTGCCTTTGGCAAAAAAGACAATGGTCAAGAAACATATTGACAGACTTGTCAAGAAAAATGTTTTGGCTCCTGTCTCAGTACCTACAGATTGGGTGTCTTCTATGGTAGTATGCAATAAACAAAGTGGCATACGTCTCTGTATAGACCCAAAACCTTTAAACAAAGCTTTGAAGAGAAACCACTATCCATTACCCACGATTGATGATATCCTTCCTGAACTGTCAACGGCTAAGTTGTTCACTGTACTTGATGCAAAAGATGGGTTTTGGCATGTTGTCTTAGATGAAGAGTCTAGTTACTTAACTACATTCTCAACTCCATTTGGTCGTTACAGGTGGAAGTGGATGCCATTTGGAATTTCTCCAGCGCCTGAGGAATTTCAAAGGAGACTGCAAGAAGCTCTAGAAGGATTAGAAGGAGTGGCTGTTGTAACTGATGACATACTACTATATGCACTGGATGAAGCTGATCATGATCGTAAACTAGTTTTGTTGTTGAGGAGATGCCAAGAGAAAGGTATTCGGCTCAACAAAGACAAAATGAAGTTCAAACAGACTGAAGTTAAATATGTTGGACATACTCTAACTGCATCAGGTCTGAAACCTGATCCAGCCAAAGTTGAAGCAATCATTAAGATGCCACCCCCTTCTGATAAACAAGGAGTGCAACGCTTGATTGGGATGGTGAACTACGTTGCCAAGTTTGCTCCACAGCTAGCAACAGTCACCGCTCCGATTCGGGAATTACTGAAAGCAGAAGTAGCGTTTTACTGGGATGAGACTATACAAGGGAAAGCTTTCAGCAAAGTGAAAGATATTCTGTCAAGGGCTCCTGTCCTTGGATACTTTGACAATGATAAGCCAGTAGTTTTGCAATGTGATGCAAGCCAGCATGGGCTTGGAGCTTGTCTTATGCAGGAGGGAAAACCTGTTGCATATGCTTCACGATCTCTGAACACAACAGAATGTAATTATGCACAGATCGAAAAAGAACTTCTAGCGATCGTGTTTGGTGTTgaaaaatttgaaacatacttgtTTGGCAGATCTTTTACTGTGGAATCAGACCACAAGCCGCTGGAAAGTATTTTCAAAAAGAGCCTACTGAATGCACCAAAGAGACTACAAAGAATGCTGTTGAGACTACAAAAGTTTGAATTTGTCTTGGTATATAAGAAGGGATCGTCAATGTTCATGGCAGATGCTTTGAGCAGAGCATACATACCACATCTGACAAAAGAGGTACATGATGGTGAAGTATTTCATGTGGATGTGCGGACTGTAACTGAAAAAGATGTTGAACTGATAAATATGTCGGAGGATGTAAGGATGACTCCAGAAACTCTGGAGGAAATACAACAAGCATCTGAAACTGATACAGTGATGAATCAACTAAAGAAAATCATTGTACAAGGATGGCCGGAGACAAAAgcagaaatacaaatatcagttCAAGATTATTTCAACATTCGGGATGAGTTAACTATACAAGATGGTCTTGTCTACAAAGGAGACCGTATTGTAATCCCTACAGCAATGAGAGGGAAAATCAAAGAAAGAATTCAGAGAAGTCATCTAGGAATTCAAGGATGCCTTAGACGGGCAAGAGAAGTGGTTTATTGGCCGAGGATGAACAAAGAAATTGAAGAATGTATTTCAAAATGCTCTGTCTGCAGAGAATTCTCGgtgaaacaacaaaaagaaccaCTCATCAGTCAAGAGATACCAGATCGACCATGGCAAAAAGTCAGCATGGACCTTTTTGAAACTGAAGGCTGTGATTATCTAGTCATTGTTGATCACTATTCAGACTTTTTCGAAGTTGACAAACTAAGTGCAAACAAGAAAGCATCACAAGTTATTGGAAAGATCAAGGCTCAGTTTCCAAGGCATGGTATTCCCGAAGAAATGTTCACAGACAATGGACCTCCGTTCAACTCAAAAGAATTCAGTGAGTTCGCAAAGGAGTATGGATGTATGCATGTTACAAGTTCACCAAGATATCCACAATCAAATGGAAAGGCAGAGAGTGCTGTCAAAATAGCTCAGTCTATCATCAAGAAAGCTCACAGAGCTAACACCGACCCATACATTGGCCTACTCGACTACTACAACACTCCGACAGAGTTGGTAACCACATCGCCAGCACAACGGATGTTTTCTCGCAGAACTAGAACATTGTTGCCTACTGCTCGACGTCTGCTCACACCAGAAGTAGTCAAAGATGTCAAAGAACAACTGTATTATCGGAAAGAAAAGCAGGTCAAGTACTGCAACAGAAGTACAAAAGAGCTTGAAAGTTTAAAACCTGGTGATATTGTGAGGATATAA